A single window of Arcobacter venerupis DNA harbors:
- a CDS encoding amidohydrolase family protein, translated as MEKKTCLAPDRNTKTPVYKTMKNACDAHCHVFGPHEIFPYSQKATYWPPDTPEALLRKMHDKIGISRAVLVQASCHGKDNSAMMDAIKNDPKRYKGVCMADDSFTDEDFKYLNDNGVKGIRFNFVTHLGGAPDLEMMERVINRVIPFGWHLVIHVNAEDIIKYEDFFAKFDMTIVVDHMGRVPTSKGIEQEAFKILCEFMKKTNWWVKISGAERIGVQPPFYEAIPYAQKLVAIAPDRVLWGTDCPHPNIKEFMPNDADLLDLFSLMVPDPELQKKILVDNPAKLYGWED; from the coding sequence TTGGAAAAGAAAACATGTTTAGCACCAGATAGGAATACAAAAACACCAGTTTACAAAACAATGAAAAATGCTTGTGATGCACATTGTCATGTATTTGGTCCACATGAAATATTTCCTTATTCGCAAAAAGCTACATATTGGCCACCTGATACACCAGAAGCACTTTTGAGAAAGATGCACGATAAAATTGGTATTTCAAGAGCTGTATTAGTACAAGCTTCTTGTCATGGTAAAGATAATTCTGCGATGATGGATGCAATAAAAAATGACCCAAAAAGATATAAAGGCGTTTGTATGGCTGATGATTCATTTACGGATGAAGATTTCAAATACTTAAATGACAATGGTGTTAAGGGTATAAGATTTAATTTTGTTACTCATTTAGGTGGTGCACCTGATTTAGAGATGATGGAAAGAGTTATAAATAGAGTAATTCCTTTTGGATGGCATTTGGTAATTCATGTTAATGCAGAAGATATTATTAAATATGAAGATTTTTTTGCAAAATTTGATATGACAATTGTTGTTGATCATATGGGAAGAGTTCCAACTAGCAAAGGGATTGAGCAAGAAGCATTTAAAATTTTATGTGAATTTATGAAAAAAACAAACTGGTGGGTTAAAATCTCAGGAGCTGAAAGAATTGGTGTACAACCTCCTTTTTATGAAGCTATTCCTTATGCGCAAAAGTTAGTTGCAATTGCACCTGATAGAGTTTTATGGGGAACAGATTGTCCTCATCCAAATATCAAAGAGTTTATGCCAAATGATGCGGATCTTTTAGATTTATTCTCTTTAATGGTTCCAGATCCAGAATTACAAAAGAAAATTCTAGTTGACAATCCAGCTAAATTATATGGATGGGAGGACTAA
- the ligA gene encoding protocatechuate 4,5-dioxygenase subunit alpha: MINYEDRDYKDIPGTIVFDLQTCIKGYELNKFCDTLNKEEARQAFLKDEEEYMSRFPKLTQEMKDAIRKRDLNGLLDMGGNIYYLWKIAATLGLVMQQAGAMMNEPPITHAEFQQMMINGGRPIEGNRSIKENKERSNG; encoded by the coding sequence ATGATTAATTATGAAGATAGAGATTATAAAGATATTCCAGGAACAATAGTTTTTGATTTACAAACGTGTATCAAAGGTTATGAGTTAAATAAATTTTGTGACACTTTAAATAAAGAAGAAGCAAGACAAGCATTTTTAAAAGATGAAGAAGAGTACATGAGTAGATTTCCTAAATTGACGCAGGAGATGAAAGATGCTATTAGAAAAAGAGATTTAAATGGTTTATTAGACATGGGTGGAAATATCTATTATTTATGGAAAATAGCAGCAACTTTGGGTCTTGTAATGCAACAAGCAGGCGCAATGATGAATGAACCTCCTATTACTCATGCAGAATTTCAACAAATGATGATAAACGGTGGACGACCAATTGAGGGTAATAGAAGTATAAAAGAGAATAAGGAAAGAAGTAATGGCTAA
- a CDS encoding amidohydrolase family protein, translating into MIIDCHGHYTTAPKELTDYRDQQIKEFNFNPLIHHLKGEINITDDQLRESIINNQLKLQTQRGTDLTIFSPRASKMEHHIGNLTTSVTWTEHCNDLIARIVELFPKNFVGAAQLPQSPGASIEASVKELERCVKEYNFIGFNLNPDPSGGYWNDAPPLDNKYWYPLYEKMVELQTPAMIHVSGSCNCAFHTTSSHYLGADTTAFTQLFMSKTLFKDFPELKFIIPHGGGAVPYHWGRFRGLADMLGLDNINKIIENNIYFDTCVYHQEGIDLLLDLVPTENILFASEMIGAVRGIDPLTGHYFDDTKRYIDAAKISDNKKKMIFEDNIRKIFPRINQHIEKHFSEGEK; encoded by the coding sequence ATGATTATTGATTGCCATGGACATTATACAACAGCTCCAAAAGAGTTAACTGATTATAGAGATCAACAAATAAAAGAGTTTAACTTTAATCCATTGATTCATCATTTAAAGGGTGAAATTAATATTACTGATGACCAATTACGAGAAAGTATTATAAATAATCAATTGAAATTACAAACTCAAAGAGGAACTGATTTAACAATTTTTTCTCCTCGTGCTAGTAAGATGGAACATCATATTGGGAATTTAACTACAAGTGTAACTTGGACTGAACATTGCAATGATTTAATTGCAAGAATTGTTGAACTTTTCCCTAAAAATTTTGTAGGTGCAGCACAACTTCCTCAATCTCCTGGTGCTTCAATTGAGGCAAGTGTAAAAGAGTTAGAAAGATGTGTTAAAGAATACAATTTTATAGGTTTTAATCTAAATCCAGATCCATCAGGTGGTTATTGGAATGATGCACCACCATTGGATAATAAATATTGGTATCCATTATATGAAAAAATGGTTGAACTTCAAACTCCTGCAATGATTCATGTGAGTGGTTCTTGTAATTGTGCATTTCATACAACATCTTCACACTATTTAGGAGCTGATACAACTGCTTTTACTCAACTTTTTATGAGTAAAACATTGTTCAAAGATTTTCCTGAATTAAAATTTATTATTCCTCATGGTGGTGGAGCTGTTCCTTATCATTGGGGAAGATTTAGAGGTTTAGCTGATATGTTAGGACTTGATAATATAAATAAAATTATTGAAAATAATATCTATTTTGACACTTGTGTATATCATCAAGAAGGTATTGATTTATTATTAGATTTAGTTCCAACTGAAAATATTTTATTTGCATCTGAAATGATAGGAGCTGTTAGAGGAATTGATCCATTAACTGGTCACTATTTTGATGATACAAAACGCTATATAGATGCTGCGAAAATTAGTGATAATAAGAAAAAAATGATTTTCGAAGATAATATAAGAAAAATATTCCCAAGAATTAATCAACATATCGAAAAACATTTTAGTGAAGGAGAAAAATAA
- a CDS encoding Gfo/Idh/MocA family oxidoreductase, with protein MKICVVGNGAFGKKHLDALSNIEDVEVVCLVGRREEGTKKVAEQFNVPNYTLTLEDALKYDFDAAIITSPTQIHAEQAIALMNAGKHVMIEIPMADTLEDAQAIVDVQKKTRLVAMAGHTRRFNPSHQYIHNKIKAGELNIQQMDVQTYFFRRTNTNALGEPRSWTDHLLWHHACHTVDLFAYQTGEEIVEVQGMQGPIHPELGIALDMSIGLKTASGKLCTLSLSFNNDGPLGTFFRYICDKGTFIARYDDLFTGKEEQIDVSKVAVSMNGIELQDREFISAIKEKREPNASVQQALSAMKILDLLEKKMK; from the coding sequence ATGAAAATATGTGTAGTAGGAAATGGTGCATTTGGTAAAAAACATCTTGATGCACTTTCAAATATTGAAGATGTAGAAGTTGTATGTTTAGTTGGAAGAAGAGAAGAGGGTACTAAAAAAGTAGCTGAGCAATTCAATGTTCCAAATTATACATTAACTTTAGAAGATGCTTTAAAATATGATTTTGATGCAGCTATCATCACAAGTCCAACTCAAATCCATGCAGAGCAAGCAATTGCTTTGATGAATGCTGGTAAACATGTAATGATTGAAATTCCAATGGCTGATACTTTAGAAGATGCACAAGCAATTGTGGATGTTCAAAAGAAAACGAGACTTGTTGCAATGGCTGGACATACAAGAAGATTTAATCCATCACATCAATATATTCATAATAAAATAAAAGCAGGTGAATTAAATATTCAACAAATGGATGTACAAACATACTTTTTTAGAAGAACAAATACAAATGCTTTAGGTGAACCTAGATCTTGGACTGATCATTTATTATGGCACCACGCTTGTCATACAGTTGATTTATTTGCTTATCAAACTGGTGAAGAAATAGTTGAAGTTCAAGGAATGCAAGGGCCAATTCATCCAGAACTTGGAATTGCCTTAGATATGAGTATTGGTCTTAAAACAGCAAGTGGGAAACTTTGTACTTTATCATTATCATTTAACAATGATGGGCCACTAGGTACATTCTTTAGATATATTTGTGATAAGGGGACTTTTATTGCTAGATATGATGATTTATTCACAGGAAAAGAAGAACAAATTGATGTTTCAAAAGTTGCAGTTTCGATGAATGGGATTGAACTTCAAGATAGAGAATTTATATCAGCAATTAAAGAAAAAAGAGAACCAAATGCAAGTGTTCAACAAGCATTATCAGCAATGAAAATACTTGATTTACTTGAAAAGAAAATGAAATAA
- a CDS encoding class III extradiol dioxygenase subunit beta, with the protein MAKIIGGIGTSHIPTIMHVFDEKTNVGPYWEPFNEGIKPLRKWMKDNKPDVCIIVYNDHGSNFSLKNVIPFGIGIADEYLPADEGYGRRPVPTFKGDATLSAHIAEHFNEKEFDVAFSFELDVDHGFSVPASIMFGEDCQEWPCKFIPLYVGVVQYPQPKGNRCYNLGKAIREAIDSFPEDITVAIVGTGGLSHQLQGPRAGLINQDYDRKWLDGLVNDPESIKDISLTELIRETGSEGAEAIMWLVMRGAMDKEVNEVHRFMHTPVSNTNYSLTILENKK; encoded by the coding sequence ATGGCTAAGATTATTGGAGGAATTGGTACCTCACACATACCAACAATTATGCACGTTTTTGATGAAAAAACAAATGTTGGACCATATTGGGAACCATTTAATGAGGGAATTAAACCATTAAGAAAATGGATGAAAGATAATAAACCTGATGTTTGTATTATTGTATACAATGATCATGGTTCTAACTTTTCTTTAAAAAATGTAATTCCATTTGGTATTGGTATTGCTGATGAGTATTTACCTGCTGATGAAGGGTATGGTAGAAGACCTGTTCCAACATTTAAAGGTGATGCTACATTATCAGCACATATTGCAGAGCATTTTAATGAAAAAGAATTTGATGTTGCTTTTTCTTTTGAATTAGATGTTGATCATGGTTTTTCAGTTCCCGCATCAATTATGTTTGGTGAAGATTGTCAAGAGTGGCCTTGTAAATTTATTCCTTTATATGTAGGAGTTGTTCAATATCCACAACCAAAAGGTAATAGATGTTATAACTTAGGTAAAGCAATTAGAGAAGCAATTGATTCATTTCCTGAAGATATTACTGTAGCTATCGTTGGAACGGGTGGATTATCTCATCAATTACAAGGACCAAGAGCAGGTCTCATTAATCAAGATTATGATAGAAAATGGTTAGATGGTTTAGTAAATGATCCTGAAAGTATCAAAGATATTTCACTAACAGAGTTAATTAGAGAAACAGGTAGTGAGGGTGCAGAAGCTATTATGTGGTTAGTTATGAGAGGTGCTATGGATAAAGAAGTGAATGAAGTTCATAGATTCATGCACACTCCTGTATCAAATACTAATTATTCTCTAACAATATTAGAGAATAAAAAGTAA
- a CDS encoding TRAP transporter large permease: MGDKELIGLVGLIFFFFLLVLKARVAFAMAFTGIVGTFVLSIYVPYIRFEPYIMQYKSLLWENLANYELSVIPLFIFMGYLASHTKLAQALFIGMNAIFGRFRGGVAITAIGACAGFGAVSGSSLATASTMGKIALPELEKLNYSPRLATGTLAAGGTLGILIPPSIALILYAIVVEGSIIEMFQAAILPGLLAVLFFIMVIIIQVRIKPELGPASEPLSKEERNKAFLGLIPVVLTFGSIILGLGLGLFTPTPAAAAGVFIIAMYGLYQRIRYGKGEGLTFKRLKDSLVETAVSSAMIYYILFGAEVLKGFFTRSGLPQAIAEWAMTVDVNPWMVLIGILIIFIILGFFMDSMAMILVIIPFIWPVLVSINGGEYVTAATAGFGMNNEDLKIWFGILALISVELGLITPPVGLNVFIISKISEKVPMIEIFKGVIPFVGAEIIRIGVLLFLPWLSLFMPHWLAGN, from the coding sequence ATGGGTGATAAAGAGTTAATTGGATTAGTTGGACTTATCTTCTTTTTCTTTCTTTTAGTATTAAAAGCAAGAGTAGCTTTCGCTATGGCTTTTACTGGAATCGTGGGAACTTTTGTTCTTTCTATATATGTTCCATATATAAGATTTGAACCGTATATTATGCAATATAAGAGTTTGCTTTGGGAAAATCTAGCAAACTATGAGCTTTCAGTTATTCCTTTATTTATTTTTATGGGATATCTAGCGAGTCATACAAAACTTGCACAAGCTTTATTTATAGGTATGAATGCAATATTTGGAAGATTTAGAGGTGGAGTTGCAATTACTGCAATTGGTGCTTGTGCAGGATTTGGGGCAGTTTCTGGTTCATCTTTGGCAACAGCTTCAACTATGGGAAAAATTGCATTACCTGAACTTGAAAAATTAAATTATTCTCCAAGGTTAGCAACTGGAACATTAGCAGCTGGTGGAACACTTGGAATTTTAATTCCTCCATCTATTGCATTAATTTTATATGCAATTGTTGTTGAGGGTTCAATTATTGAAATGTTTCAAGCAGCTATTCTTCCTGGATTATTAGCTGTATTGTTTTTTATTATGGTTATTATTATTCAAGTAAGAATAAAACCAGAATTAGGGCCTGCATCTGAGCCTTTAAGTAAAGAAGAAAGAAATAAGGCATTCTTAGGATTGATACCAGTTGTTTTAACTTTTGGTTCAATTATTCTAGGACTTGGATTAGGTTTATTTACACCAACTCCAGCTGCAGCTGCAGGAGTATTTATTATAGCGATGTATGGTCTTTATCAAAGAATACGATATGGTAAAGGCGAGGGATTAACTTTTAAAAGATTAAAAGATAGTTTGGTTGAAACAGCAGTTTCAAGTGCTATGATTTATTATATTCTATTTGGAGCAGAGGTTTTAAAAGGATTTTTTACACGTTCTGGTCTTCCTCAAGCTATTGCAGAGTGGGCAATGACGGTTGATGTTAATCCTTGGATGGTTCTGATTGGGATTTTAATCATTTTTATTATTCTTGGGTTCTTTATGGATTCAATGGCCATGATTCTTGTAATTATTCCATTTATTTGGCCAGTGCTTGTAAGTATTAATGGTGGAGAATATGTAACAGCTGCAACTGCTGGATTCGGAATGAATAATGAAGATTTAAAAATTTGGTTTGGTATATTGGCTCTCATATCCGTTGAGTTAGGTTTAATTACTCCTCCTGTTGGATTAAATGTATTTATTATTTCAAAAATATCAGAAAAAGTTCCTATGATTGAGATATTCAAAGGGGTTATTCCTTTTGTTGGAGCAGAAATCATAAGAATTGGAGTATTACTCTTCCTTCCATGGTTATCATTATTTATGCCTCATTGGCTTGCAGGGAATTAA
- a CDS encoding TRAP transporter substrate-binding protein: MKNIITKSAFLFVGAILSANSLFAKDDVEVITVHHFMSSKAPLQTKLLEPWAKKIEEASGGKLKIEIFPSMSMGGKPDELYKQVRNGTADIVWTLPGYTPGVFPRTEVFELPTVHIGDAVATSIAMREKFDLIKDDFTDVKPLLVYAAAGNALHTVNKKITNMSDLKGLKLRAPSRTAGWYIEAMGAESVGMPLPDLPQALSKNAIDGALVPFEVFPAYKFAQLTQYSIEGEKGERFGTSVFMLLMNNDRFNSLSKELQKVLLDSVDMNTVKEVGQLWMDFEKPGMQMQKDSKGGEIIKLDSNAMAEFNKAGEQVVQRWVEEAKTKGIDGQKLVDSAREAISASSK, from the coding sequence ATGAAAAATATTATTACAAAAAGTGCATTTTTATTTGTAGGAGCTATTTTGTCTGCAAATTCATTATTTGCGAAAGATGATGTAGAAGTAATTACAGTACATCATTTTATGAGTTCAAAAGCACCTTTACAAACAAAACTTCTTGAGCCATGGGCTAAGAAAATTGAAGAAGCATCGGGTGGAAAATTAAAAATTGAGATATTCCCATCAATGAGTATGGGTGGAAAACCAGATGAACTTTATAAACAAGTTAGAAATGGTACAGCTGACATAGTTTGGACACTTCCCGGTTATACTCCAGGAGTTTTCCCAAGAACAGAAGTTTTTGAATTACCAACTGTGCATATTGGTGATGCTGTTGCAACATCAATTGCTATGAGAGAAAAGTTTGATTTAATTAAAGATGATTTTACAGATGTAAAGCCTTTATTAGTTTATGCAGCAGCAGGAAATGCACTTCATACAGTTAATAAAAAAATAACAAATATGTCAGATTTAAAAGGTTTAAAATTAAGAGCACCTTCAAGAACTGCTGGTTGGTATATTGAAGCTATGGGTGCAGAATCTGTTGGTATGCCTTTACCTGATTTACCACAAGCTTTATCAAAAAATGCTATTGATGGTGCACTTGTTCCATTTGAAGTTTTTCCAGCATATAAATTTGCTCAATTAACTCAATACTCAATTGAGGGTGAAAAAGGTGAAAGATTTGGAACTTCTGTATTTATGCTTCTTATGAATAATGATAGATTTAATTCACTATCAAAAGAGTTACAAAAAGTTTTATTAGATAGTGTTGATATGAATACTGTTAAAGAAGTTGGACAACTTTGGATGGATTTTGAAAAACCTGGAATGCAAATGCAAAAAGATTCAAAAGGTGGAGAAATCATAAAATTAGATTCTAATGCAATGGCTGAATTTAATAAAGCTGGAGAACAAGTTGTTCAAAGATGGGTAGAAGAAGCAAAAACAAAAGGTATAGATGGTCAAAAACTTGTAGATTCTGCAAGAGAGGCAATTTCTGCTAGTAGTAAATAA
- a CDS encoding TRAP transporter small permease: MQAKLRIYMENRLRTICLWWVYLAGIMLIIIIGTTVINITAFGLDKVTRLFDFNISGLTGYEDLVRLLTSCIALMFFPWAQAQRGHVAVDFFADKFSPKFQQILDILWLSCTLIFVIFLGILMFMGMTESFSDGSVATTLGWAQWPFYIPGIISLGLWSIVLFFQIFLHKGGKLDG, translated from the coding sequence ATGCAAGCAAAATTAAGAATATATATGGAAAACAGATTAAGAACAATTTGTCTTTGGTGGGTATATTTAGCAGGAATAATGTTGATAATAATTATAGGAACAACAGTAATTAATATTACTGCTTTTGGTCTAGATAAAGTTACAAGGTTATTTGATTTTAATATATCTGGATTAACTGGTTATGAAGATTTGGTGAGATTATTGACAAGTTGTATTGCTTTAATGTTTTTCCCTTGGGCTCAGGCTCAAAGGGGACATGTGGCAGTTGATTTTTTTGCTGATAAATTCTCTCCAAAATTTCAACAAATACTAGATATTTTATGGTTAAGTTGTACATTAATATTTGTTATATTTTTAGGAATATTGATGTTTATGGGAATGACTGAATCTTTTAGTGATGGCTCAGTTGCGACAACATTAGGTTGGGCACAATGGCCTTTTTACATTCCAGGGATTATTTCACTTGGATTATGGTCAATTGTATTGTTTTTTCAAATATTTTTACATAAAGGGGGAAAATTAGATGGGTGA
- a CDS encoding 4-oxalomesaconate tautomerase, producing the protein MSYFSIPYMQIRGGSSKGIFFNKKDLPKDTKLRDEIILSIVGRDLRQIDGLGGANPLTSKVAIISKSEEKDCDVDYLFVQVVVGENRVDSSPNCGNILSGVGIFAIESKMINATDGTTAIKVNMLNSNSICELIMQTPNSKLTYVGDAKIDGVPGTSSPIICNYIDVAGSVCGSLFPTGNKKDVIDGVEITCIDNGMPVVLINASELGKTGYETCEELSNDQIFRSKLENIRLKVGPLMNLGDVTNKVVPKMTIVSKARNGGNINTRTFIPHVCHSSIGVLGAVSVASACLYEDCITSNVFENSNKSNRIISVEHPSGEFSVELTCEEINDELVIKKAGLLRTARLISKGEAYPPQEIINNI; encoded by the coding sequence ATGAGTTATTTTTCAATACCATATATGCAAATTAGAGGTGGTAGCTCTAAGGGTATTTTCTTTAATAAAAAAGATTTACCAAAAGATACAAAACTTCGTGATGAAATTATATTAAGTATTGTTGGTCGTGATTTAAGACAAATTGATGGATTAGGTGGCGCGAACCCCCTTACTAGTAAAGTTGCTATTATCAGTAAATCTGAAGAAAAAGATTGTGATGTTGATTATTTATTTGTTCAAGTAGTTGTTGGTGAAAATAGAGTTGATAGTTCTCCCAACTGCGGAAATATATTGTCAGGAGTAGGTATTTTTGCAATTGAAAGCAAAATGATAAATGCTACTGATGGTACAACAGCTATAAAAGTAAATATGTTAAATAGCAATAGCATTTGTGAATTAATTATGCAAACACCAAATAGCAAGTTAACTTACGTAGGTGATGCAAAAATTGATGGTGTACCAGGAACTTCATCTCCTATAATTTGTAATTATATAGATGTTGCTGGTTCTGTATGTGGTTCTTTATTTCCAACAGGAAATAAGAAGGATGTAATTGATGGAGTTGAAATTACATGTATTGATAATGGTATGCCTGTTGTACTTATTAATGCAAGTGAGTTAGGGAAAACTGGATATGAAACTTGTGAAGAGTTGAGTAATGATCAAATATTTAGAAGTAAATTAGAAAATATTAGATTAAAAGTTGGTCCGCTTATGAATTTAGGTGATGTTACAAACAAAGTTGTTCCTAAAATGACAATTGTATCAAAAGCAAGAAATGGAGGAAATATAAATACGCGAACATTTATACCTCATGTTTGTCACTCATCAATTGGTGTATTAGGTGCTGTTTCAGTTGCTAGTGCTTGTTTGTATGAAGATTGTATCACAAGTAATGTATTTGAAAATAGTAATAAATCAAATAGAATAATTTCTGTTGAACATCCAAGTGGTGAATTTTCAGTTGAATTAACTTGTGAAGAGATAAATGATGAATTAGTAATAAAAAAAGCTGGACTATTAAGAACAGCTAGACTTATAAGTAAAGGTGAGGCATATCCTCCCCAAGAAATAATTAATAATATATAA
- the ligK gene encoding 4-carboxy-4-hydroxy-2-oxoadipate aldolase/oxaloacetate decarboxylase: MLREQVLGVAVKNINRAPQEQIDRLEKLGSATVHEAQKRVGQLKPYLRPVFSGVRIAGSAITVLLQPGDNWMLHVAMELAQPGDIIIAGCTTENDDGFFGDLLATSAIAQGVKGLVIDGGVRDTKDLKEMNFPVWSKAISIKGTVKNTLGSVNIPIICGGQQINPGDIVIADDDGICIVPYENAQIVADAAQKRESFEGEKRAKFEDGVLGLDLYNMRPGLEAAGFKYYDSLEDLKKGI, translated from the coding sequence ATGCTAAGAGAACAAGTATTAGGTGTAGCAGTTAAAAATATTAACAGAGCACCTCAAGAACAAATAGATAGATTAGAAAAACTAGGAAGTGCAACAGTTCATGAAGCACAAAAAAGAGTAGGGCAATTAAAACCTTATTTAAGACCTGTTTTTTCAGGTGTTAGAATCGCAGGAAGTGCAATAACAGTTTTACTACAACCAGGTGATAACTGGATGTTACATGTAGCAATGGAATTAGCACAACCAGGTGATATTATTATTGCTGGTTGCACTACTGAAAATGATGATGGTTTCTTTGGAGACTTATTAGCAACTTCAGCAATTGCGCAAGGTGTAAAAGGTTTAGTTATTGATGGTGGAGTAAGAGATACTAAAGATTTAAAAGAGATGAATTTCCCTGTTTGGTCAAAAGCTATTAGCATTAAAGGAACAGTAAAAAATACTTTAGGTTCTGTAAATATTCCAATTATTTGTGGTGGTCAACAAATAAATCCAGGTGATATTGTTATTGCTGATGATGATGGAATTTGTATTGTTCCATATGAAAATGCACAAATAGTTGCTGATGCTGCCCAAAAAAGAGAATCTTTTGAAGGTGAAAAAAGAGCTAAGTTTGAAGATGGTGTTTTAGGTTTGGATTTATACAACATGAGACCAGGTTTAGAAGCAGCAGGTTTTAAATATTATGACTCACTTGAAGATTTAAAGAAAGGAATATAA